The DNA window CCCCACTGCTGCACCAATTAGAAGGTTAGGAAGAACCAATCCTCCCGGAACTCCAAAAGAGAGGGTTAAGCTTGTAACTAATATAACAATAACAACTACGAGAAAATCAACAAATATTGGAAAGGGAACTTGAGCAAGTTTAGAAAAGATTCCCATATGAGCTGGAGTAGATAGAAAGTCCAAGTCATTTGTAGCAATGTAAATAATTAAGAGAAAAGGAAGAGCCAATGCAGTTCCAATTAATGGTCTATATTGAGGTTCAAAATACTTTGAAGTGCAGGATGCTGTATGAAAAATGAAGGTATAAGCATACGTAATAAGACTAATTACTAACCCCATTAATACTATGTAAGGTATAGCTTCTAAACTCCACTTGGGATTTTGGAAAAGTTGAATGAAAGTGCTTTCTCCTCTGAAAAAAGAAAATGTCAGATAACTTACAATAGAAGCAATAATCATTGGAACAAAAGGACGATAGTCGAGGTTGTACATTTCCTCAAGTTCCATTGCAAATATAGCACTTCCCAAGGGTGCCTTTAGAAGGGCTCCTGTAAAAGCACCTCCTCCAATAAGTCCAAGAAGAGGTTTATATTTTTTACTAATCCCATAAACTTTTCCAAGCCATTCACCTATTGCTACTCCAATGAAAAAGGATGGACCTTCTCTACCTGCAATGAAACCTCCAGAGAGAACAAAAGTAGAGGTAATTAGTTTAAGTAGTACAGATCGTAGTGGAATATAAAATTTGGTTTTTAAGTGAAGTATAGAATAGCCAATTCCTGGACCACCAACTGCTGGATCTAAAGCAATAGCCTGTCCAACAATTACAGCAACGATAATAGGATAAAGAAAGAAAAGAGGAGGATTTGAGGATAGGAAGTTGTTTAGGTTAACAATTAGAACGTCCATTAAAGAGGCAACAGAACCTGTAGCAACTCCAACTGCAACAGCAAATGGAATCCATCTCCCGAAGAAGTGGGAGATGGAAGAAAGATCGAACCTATGAATGAGATTGGTTTTTGCACAACCCTTTAAGTATTCTTTGAAGTAGTAGAAGTTCCTTTTCAATCAATTACCATCTCCAAAAAGTTTCTCTTACCTTTCCAAAAAGTTTCTTGGCAAGCTCCAAAAGATTTCTAATTCTTGCTTCTGTTGGTGGGTGAGTGGAGAAAAGGGCAGCTATTGCGTCAGCCTTTAAAGGGTTAACTATAAAGAGGTGACTTGTTGATGGATTTACTTCAGCTTTAGCAATTTCTGGAGGAATTCTATTTGCATACTCCTCAAGCTTCTTTAAAGCGCTTGCAAGGGCTTCAGGTTTTCCGGAGATAATTCCGCCTGTTTCATCTGCTTTATACTCTCTTGACCTTGAAATAGCCATTTGAATTAGTGCTGCTGCGATTGGAGCTAAGATAACCATTAAAATTGCCCCAATAGTTTCAGCAAGACCGTTTCCTTCCTCTTCGTCTCTGCTACCTCCAAAGAGGAAGAACCACTGTGCCATGTTTGCCAAAGATGTAATTGCTCCTGCAATTGTTGCTGCTACTGCTTGAATAAGAGTATCTCTATTTTTAATGTGAGCAATTTCGTGTGCTAAAACCCCTTCAAGCTCATCTTGGTCAAGAAGTTCC is part of the Desulfurobacteriaceae bacterium genome and encodes:
- a CDS encoding chloride channel protein, whose translation is MKRNFYYFKEYLKGCAKTNLIHRFDLSSISHFFGRWIPFAVAVGVATGSVASLMDVLIVNLNNFLSSNPPLFFLYPIIVAVIVGQAIALDPAVGGPGIGYSILHLKTKFYIPLRSVLLKLITSTFVLSGGFIAGREGPSFFIGVAIGEWLGKVYGISKKYKPLLGLIGGGAFTGALLKAPLGSAIFAMELEEMYNLDYRPFVPMIIASIVSYLTFSFFRGESTFIQLFQNPKWSLEAIPYIVLMGLVISLITYAYTFIFHTASCTSKYFEPQYRPLIGTALALPFLLIIYIATNDLDFLSTPAHMGIFSKLAQVPFPIFVDFLVVVIVILVTSLTLSFGVPGGLVLPNLLIGAAVGNAFGYLFPDQLVVFTLAGMGAALAAGAKTPLAAIVMITEMTHADVVIPMTAAIITSYTTSFGFSLYLGQEMKLKPMGKKEKDDRR
- a CDS encoding zinc metalloprotease HtpX, which encodes MDWNTLKTTILLGFLTGILLMFGKLLGGNVGLVIALVMAAIMNFGSWYFSDKIILSMYGVRLLEKDEAPVLHEMVERLAKNAGIPKPKIGVAPMDVPNAFATGRNPENGVVVVTPKIVELLDQDELEGVLAHEIAHIKNRDTLIQAVAATIAGAITSLANMAQWFFLFGGSRDEEEGNGLAETIGAILMVILAPIAAALIQMAISRSREYKADETGGIISGKPEALASALKKLEEYANRIPPEIAKAEVNPSTSHLFIVNPLKADAIAALFSTHPPTEARIRNLLELAKKLFGKVRETFWRW